A region from the Dendropsophus ebraccatus isolate aDenEbr1 chromosome 1, aDenEbr1.pat, whole genome shotgun sequence genome encodes:
- the IL22 gene encoding interleukin-22, with protein MVHPFKSSSVIGLLKFLKRNNNKPSVLLKDKDEEKCAERLGRKSKTTANLLHYEFMLRSYESSFTSLISSLSHNPKRLFDTLNSLLKPKVQTPITNLCAEDIAYYFKEKIDTIRQEIISQPSKFQGSKDITRHSQCTLKLSYFLQTVLKRNIFSLAEQARLLDRDNDNKIFGSYLFNNIKGDDHCFLMGKVVGYVMENVLFDEFIQGYAHMEDAIAFLGTVDRALEGCNSENEEQVVRNVESMKNKMKMLGAEGKNKAIGELDLLFGYLRKCAFFLQRL; from the exons ATGGTCCATCCATTCAAGTCTAGCAGTGTTATTGGACTGTTGAAATTCCTAAAGAGAAATAATAATAAGCCAAGTGTGTTACTGAAGGACAAGGATGAGGAAAA GTGTGCAGAACGCCTGgggaggaaatccaagacaacagccaaccttctacattaTGAGTTCATGCTTAGAAGCTACGAATCCTCCTtcacctctctcatctcttctctttcccataacccaaaacgcctctttgataccctcaactctctccttaaacccaaagttcagacacctatcactaacctctgcgctgaagacatAGCCtactacttcaaggaaaagatagatactatccgtcaggagatcatctcccagcCCTCAA AATTTCAAGGAAGCAAGGACATAACCAGGCATTCTCAATGTACTCTTAAACTATCATATTTCCTACAGACGGTGCTGAAGAGGAATATATTTAGTCTGGCAGAACAG GCACGTTTGCTAGATAGAGACAACGACAATAAGATTTTTGGAAGTTACCTTTTCAATAACATTAag GGTGATGATCACTGCTTCTTGATGGGCAAAGTAGTAGGTTATGTAATGGAGAATGTGCTGTTTGATGAATTCATTCAAGGCTATGCCCACATGGAAGATGCTATTGCCTTCCTTGGAACCGTGGATAGAGCTCTGGAGGGTTGT AACTCAGAAAATGAAGAACAAGTTGTAAGAAATGTTGAGTCCATGAAAAACAAAATGAAAATG CTCGGTGCAGAGGGAAAGAATAAAGCGATTGGAGAACTGGATTTATTATTTGGCTACCTAAGAAAATGTGCATTCTTTTTACAAAGACTCTGA